The Virgibacillus siamensis sequence ATAATCCGACCATGCTTCGCACCCAGTGCCCGTGCAGCCAGTGTAAATTCCTGCGTCTTTAATTGAAGGGTTTGCCCCCTTACGATCCTGGCTTGACTAATCCAGCCCGTAAACATTATTGCAAAAATAATCGGAACAATGCCCGGTTCTAACACAACAATAAGCAAAATCATTAGCACTAGTTGTGGTATCCCAATCAGAATTTCAATAATTCTTTCCATAAATTCGTCGACTCTGCCGCCGAAATAACCTGAAATACCACCATAGATGACACCGATTATAATGTCACCGACACCGGCAACAAGTCCAATCAGCAAGGATACTTTTGTCCCTTCCCAAACACGAATCCATAAATCACGACCGAGTTTATCGGCACCAAACCAATAATTTTCTTCAACACTACGTGCTTCGTACATATCTATATCATCCTGATTAATGCCATCAAATGGCAGCCAGGACACACCTGAAAGCCAGGAGACTTTCGGAGGCAGATTCGAGCGGAGCAAATTTTGATCGTCAATCGTTTCCGCCGGACTAAAATACGGTCCAATAAATGCCATAGCAACAATTGCAAGGATAACTAATAACCCCGCCATCGGCGCTTTTTGTTTTCGAAGACGTCGAAAAGCATCCTGCGAAAAGCTAACACTCTCGGTGGCGATTTCCTCTTCTTTACCCGCTTCAATTTCAGCCGGTTCAAACATATCTTGGGTGATTTCATCTTTTGATAATGCCATTATGAATCGCCTCCTGCCAGTCGAATTCTAGGATCAATAATTCCATATACCAAATCAGTTAAAAAGATTGCGATAACGAAAAACAGCGCAAATAGGATTGTTGTCCCCATAATAACCGGGTAATCGTTTGTAAATATAGCATTTACAAATGCATCACCAATTCCCGGAATTGCGAAAATTTGTTCAATAACAAGTGATCCGGTCACAATGCTGGCAGTCGCTGGTCCAACAATCGTAACAATTGGAATCAACGCGTTACGGATGGAATGTTTTGTAATTACCGTCGACCTTTTTAGGCCTTTTGCCTTAGCCGTAACGATATAGTCAGACCCCATAACTTCTACCAATTCTGTCCTCATGTAGCGGGCAATAATCGCAACAAAACCTACCGCCAGTGAAATGACAGGCAGAACATGGTTCTGCCAACTCGTCCAATATGCGAGTGGAAGAATGTTTAACTTTAATGCAAAAACATACTGCAGCAGCATTGCAAATATAAAGGATGGTACGGAGATCCCCAAAACTGCAAACAGTGTGGTTCCATAGTCAAGGGCACCACCTTTTCTAAGCGCAGCAATTGCACCCAAAATAATACCGAACAATGTACCTACTATAACTGCTTCCAGTCCAAGCTGAGCCGAAACCGGTAATTTATTTCCAATAATTGTCCCCACAGAACGTCCATCATATTGGAAAGATATTCCAAATTGCCCTGTCAGCACATTTCCTAAATAACGCACGTATTGTACAGGCATCGGGTCATTCAGCCCATATTGTTCGTTTAATGCTTCAATTTGGGCTTCTGTTAATTTCGCGGCATTCTGGTATGGAGTACCGGGCAATAATTTAACAATCCCAAATGTTAGAGTTATGATGACTAGCATCGTAAGGCACATATATGCCACACGTTTTAAGATATATCCTACCAAATTCTCACACCTCCATAGTTTGTAGTTATATTTTCTAATTATTAGGACCAAAAGTCAATATAAAATTCTGCCATTTTTAAATATGAGCATTTTACTGCAAAAGAAAAACTTCGGCGCAAATCACCTTCACAAAAGGATTTTGAATAGGTATTCAATCTATTAAATTGTGTGATATTTTTCATGTTTATTTTTTAAGCGCTTTCATATTTTTGCGTTGTTCAAAATTTTCAGAGCAGAAAAAATAGAGGTGCGCACCTTGAAATACGCACCTCCCTTTCAATCCTTCGTAAAGCCGATTGACTTAACGTTTAATGTTTGTAAACTTTAGCCTCTCTAAAGTAGTATTCAATACCGAAACTTTGAGGTACTATACCTTCCACATAAGGCTTAATTACAATCGCTGCACCCGCCTGATACGTTGGGATAGTGTAAGCTTTTTCAATCAGAAGTTTTTCTGCTTCTTTCAGTGCTGCCCAACGTTCTTCCGGTTTTTGTTGTTTAGCAAGTTCGCGTGCCTTTTCAACCAGCTTATCATACTTTGGTCTTTCAAGGCCTACACCATCTGTATTCGGGTTACCTGAATACCAGTAGCCTAAGAATGTCATTGGATCCTTGTAGTCAGGGCACCAACCGGAACCTGCACCAATTTCCTGCTTATCATTTTGAGTATACTCAAGGTATGCGTTCCAAGGCAATTTCTTGATGGTAACTTTCAAACCTTTCAGCTGTTCAAGCTGGTTCGCCATGTATTCACCCATTTGTGCGGATGTATCACCATCTGTAGTTGCATATTCAACTTCAAGTGTGTCTATTCCCAGTTCTTTCTTCGCTTCTTTCCAAAGTCCTTTTGCTTCCTCTACTCCGCCAGGGAGATAATCTTCTACACCTTCACGGAAGTCTTTTCCATCCGGCCCAGTTGCAAGACCTTTAGGTACGATGTATTGAGCTGGAATAGAACCATTGTTCAGCAATACATTTGTTAAACCTTTTCGGTCAATAACCATGGACATGGCCTTACGAAGTTTTTCATTTTTAAATTCAGGTACATTATTCGCATTCAAAGTCCAGTAGAATACACAGTTTTTAGGTACCTGCTGGAAATCAGGTTTATCTTTCCAGGCATTTACCTGCTCTGCAGACAGTCCATCCATTTGAATTTCATCTGATTTGTAAAGACTCAACTGAGTATTCTTTTCCTTTACCACTTTAAATGTTGCTTTTGTAATATTAACTTCATCTGCTGCATAGTAATCTTTATATTTTTCCAGTGTCCAACCAACACCGTGATCCCATTTTGTAAGTTTATATGGTCCAACGGTTAGCAAGTTTTCAGGTTCTTTCGCAAACTTGTCACCTTGCTTTTTAACGAAGTCTTCATTTAACGGACCAAACTTATTAAATGACAATAAACTTGTAAAGAACGGGATTGGTGATTCCAATTGTACCTGCAATGTATGTTTATCAACTGCTTTAACGCCCAGCTTTTCTACCTTGCCGTAAATATCACTATCCTCATTCATGATCTTGTCGGCGTTTTTAACATTTGCAACGCCCATAATGTAAGCATATTCAGATTTTGTGTCAGGATCAATCAACCGTTGCCAAGCATATACAAAGTCACTTGCAGTCAATGGATCTCCGTTAGACCATTTAAGGTTTTCACGTAATTTAAACGTGTATGTTAAACCGTCTTTACTAACCTCAGGCATATCTTTCGCCATTTCAGGCACCATTTCTTTATTCTTAAATGTTATTAGACCTGGGTGAGTCCTTTGAATAACCTCCGCAGAAGTTGTATCAGTTGCGACAGAAATATCAACTGATGGTAAATCAGACCCACGGACAAAATGCAATACTTGTTCTCCCGCCAATTCTTTGCTTGCGGATGACTTTTCACCATCATCGCCGCCGGAAGAACTGTCAGATCCACTCTCGCCGGAATCACCGCCGCTACATGCTGCAAGCACCATACCGAGCGCTAACAACAAAGCAGCAACAAATGACCACTTAAATTTCCCCTTGCTCATAAATTTGACCCTCCTCAAAATATTATGTGTCTCGCAGACAATCCTCTTCTAATATTCATCTTTGTTTGAAAATTGTCTACATAAGCATTATACAAGTATTCACACTTTTTTGCATTAGTTTTTTTTGATAATTTTAAAAAATGCCTATCAGGTTACGTTTCCGCAACAAAAAATAGGTCTTTTTACCCATGTATTTTATAGTGACTTCAGCAAGCTTTTTAATACTTTCTATCAGAACCAATGGAAAATTGTAGTGATTTTTTTTAACCGATTTGATAAGATATTAGAAGAATTGAGGTGATTTTTTGGGTAATAAACTTTTTACAGGCACTTTTATAACGGGGGTTGTTTTAAGCCTTGCACTCTCCTATTTTATATACAAATCCTTTACATTACTTGCGCTTATTAATGCAACTTTTATAGTCAGTTTGTTCTATTTAATCTTTGGTTCTGCATTATTTTTAGTTCAAACCGGGTTTTTTAATGGTATTACGTACAGCTTCAAGCGCTTTTTCCGGCGAACCAAAAAAATTGATGAAATGATTTATGAAGTAAATCCACAGTTGGAAGAGGATAGCTACCTGCCTAAAGATCATTATTTTCCAATTTGTTATCCGATCCTGATTGCCGGTGGTGTATTCTTTATCATAAGTCTCATTGCCGCGTTTATGATTTAGGTTTTCTTATCTGCTGAATTCACCATACAAAAAGCGGAATTGCACGTTATATACAAGATTCCGCTTTAGCAATGTTTATTTAAATTATTCTGAGCAGTGATCCATAACGCACACCTTTTTTATGACACTTTCTCAAAATCCGCTTTTGTCAATTCCGGCGTTGCTTTCCTCTCAATCAAAATTGCATCTTTTCGTAATTTACGAACGCGTGTATCTTTGATTAATGCCTGTTTCATGCCCTCGATCATATAATTCATTGCCAGAATGGTTATAGCAAATGCTCCAAGTGGTACCAGCGGCAGCCATGGCTGGATATCAAGATATGCGTAAGAATAACCAATCAGTCCGGACCATTCTGCTGTTAATGATTCAAACCCATTATCCATCAGATGATGTTTCAATGTTCCGCCCAGAAATAGTTTCAATAAGCCAAGATGCACAAGCAATACAAGCACCTGAATCACCTGTTGGCCGAAATTAATCCAAAGTTTCGGGGCTAAGTGCGGCATGACGTGCTTTTTCAGAGTATGCCAGCGTCCGGCACCAATCACACGTGCCCCTGTAATAAACTCACGCTCCAGAATCATTTTCGTTTCATTTCCAATCAGAACAGAGATTGTCGGCAGTGCAATAATGACAAAAATGAGCAGTTCAAAGACCATCCGTTCCCAGAACCCTTCCGTAAATGTCCGGGTAAATTCATCCTGGATCAATACAGGCTTCAATATGACATAAGCAAGCAAGGCTGTCGGCAAATATTGAAATGCCTCCGTCAATCCGGTAATAAATTTGTTGGCCCGCTTTAGAAAAAACGCATAAAACAGGCCAATTCCGGTTGAAAAAATCATTCGTAAAACCGCGGCAACAAAGGCAAATCCGATTGTCATCTTTGCTCCTTTTAACAACAAATATAAATAATCCTTGCCAAAACGATCCGATCCCAAAGGTGGAAGTTCGGATGGGCTATGCGGTGCAGCCCCGGTAAGTTTATGATCTTCATAGAGCAGATCATATTCCGGTACCGGAGCACCATAAAACCAATGGATCATACTGGCGAGAAACAATAATGCAATATAGGAAAATCCGATAACAAACAGCGGCTTCTTAAACAGTTCCTTTATCATTACAACACCACCTTTTGTACAGCAACTTTTTCAATGATGAATTGCCCGATAGACATGATGATAAAAATTGGCACAAAAAGAAGGATGATTCCAATTGTAAAAATTTGCGGAGTCGGTAATGAGATCATAAATTGGATTAAACCGCTGATAGCAAAAATATATTCCACCACCAGCAGATTGGACAACATAATCCAAAGAATGAATTTGGAATGCAGAAAAATACCCATAATCGCATTGCGCAAAATATGCTTCAGCAAAACCGCATAGTGCTTCAACCCTTTCGCTTTGGCGAGTTCCACGTACGGCTGTTCCGACTCTTCTTCCAAATCCAGTATAAAGATACGATACATGAAAATGGTCGGCAATATACTTAACGCGATAATCGGCAATGTATATGGCTGATGGTCGCCATATTCAGCAATATAGAACATTAAAATCCCCGTTTTCTGGTACATCCAAATAACTGCTATCTGAAAAATTGCTATGACGAGGACATCCGGCAGTGACTCCAGGGAGAATAATATAAATTTAGTCCCATCAATCAATTTTCTTGGAAGCAGCAGCGTAACATAGGCAAAAACAATCGCTGCAAGAAAAGCGATAAAAAAAGAACCAAACAACAATGTCATGGAATATGCCCATGGGTCAAGTATTTTCGGAAATAATGACCGGGAGATTCCCTCAATGGTATACGTCCACTCCCACGGACGGACAATGTCTGGTATTATAGCTGTCAATTGGCTGAAATAGGAACCAAAGTCAAGATGAACCCCATTAAAAAGTGCTGGTAAAGACCCTATCAAAAAAATCCCTATTAAACTTAAAATAAATTTCACACCTGTCCGATATGTAAAACTTCCCATTTTTTAACCCCCCTGCAAACTCTACCATTTCTTTATACCTACATACTAACATAATTCGGATGAATTTTTTAAATATTAGTTCAATAGATATTGTTGAAATTTTTATTGTCATTATTCTAAAATATAGTACAATTGATTTTATAAGCTGGCACAGAAAAGGGGGAATACTGCAATGAAAAACATCTTATTTGCAGCTGCGTTAGTTGCGGTTCTGGCTTTGGCTGCCTGCTCTTCGGACAACCAGACTGCAAGTGACGAAGGAACAAACAGCGACAGCCAGTCTGAAACATCACAAAATGAACAACAGGATAAAAATGCGAAACAAGATAAGCAGGAAGAAGATAAAAAAAATGAAAATACTACAGATTCAAAAGAGGCACCTGCCCAGTATCAGGTTTTCATTGAAAAAACGAAATTCAAATTTAAACAGCAAAAAAAGGAGGATGTACACTTTAAAGTATCCAAGAATGGCGAGCCATTTAGTGGTGGTGAATTGGGATTACTCATAAAACTGCCTATTGGCGATTTGCCCTATCAAGTGGAGAAATTAAAAAATGGAAAATTTGTTAGTAAAGTTCAAGTCCCGGAATCAGGCGTGTATGACGCCAAAGTCTTCAAAATGGAAGACAATGAAAGGAAGATTCTTGGTCAGTTTCGATTGTCATTTGAAAAGTAATGTAAATGGATTTATCCAAGCCTTTTGTAACTTAAAAAGCCCGTAACGGTACCGACCGTCACGGGCTTTTTAAGTTATTTCGTCTTCAATTTTTCCAGCATGTCCTTTGTCATACCTTCTAAATTATACACCGGGGCAAATCCCCACTCTTTCGAAGCTACTGTTGAATCGATACTGTCCGGCCAGCTATCGGCAATTTCCTGCCGTACCGGGTCCACGTTGTAGGATATTTCAAAATCTGGTATATGCTTTTTGATTTCCCTCGCAAAATCATCCGGAGCAGCAGAAATAGAGGAAATATTGAACGCATTACGGTGTTCCAGTTGATCCGAATCTGCTTCCATCAATTTCATAATTGCATTCAATGCATCCGGCATGTACATCATGTCCATATATGTATTTTCAGCAATATAAGAAGTGTATGATTTATTTTTGAGAGCTTCATAATAAATTTCCACTGCATAGTCAGTCGTACCGCCGCCTGGTGGAGCGACATAGGAAATCAGACCAGGAAAACGGACGCCGCGAGTATCTACACCAAAACGACTGTAATAGTAATCACAAAGCAGTTCTCCTGCCACTTTGTTGACCCCATACATCGTTGTGGGACGTTGAATTGTATCCTGAGGTGTATTTTTCTTTGGTGTTGCCGGACCGAACGCGCCTATAGAACTTGGTGTGAAAATTTGCAGGTTAAGTTCCCGGGCAACTTCCAAAGCATTCATCAGCCCGCCCATATTTAAATCCCATGCTTTCTGCGGAATAGCCTCCGCTCTTGCTGACAAAAGTGCTGCCAGATGCATAATTGTATCCACTTCATATTTTTTGGCAACCGAAAATAAATCTTCGGCGTTCGTTACATCAACTATCTCGAATGGACCATCTTCATTCATATTTTCTTTAATATCTGTGGCAACTATATTAGAAGTACCATAGTTTTCTCTTAATGTTGTAACAAGCTCCGAGCCGATTTGACCCTGTGCGCCTGTAACCAAAATCTTTTTCATAAGCTGTTTTACCTCCACCATCAAATCAAAGTCTCATCCGGATTAGATGAGACCCATTTCTTTTCCAACTTTTTCATATACAGCGATTGCTTCATCGAGCATTTCCTTCGTATGTGCAGCGGTCGGCATGTTGCGGACGCGCCCTGTACCTCTTGGCACAGTCGGGAAAACAATCGATTTTGCGTAAACACCCTCTTCATACAACCGTTTACTGAACTTTTGCGCATTCTTTTCGTCGCCGATAATGCATGGTGTAATTGGTGTTTCGCTGTTTCCAATATCAAAACCGAGTTTCTCCAGACCAGCCTTCAAATAATCACCGTTCTCCCATAGCTTTTCATTGAGATCGGTTGATTCAAGCAGCAATTCAACTGCTTTCGTACTTGCGGCTGCGTCCGCCGGTGTTACTGCCGTTGAGAACAAAAATGGACGTGAACGAACTTTCAGCCAGTCAATCAATTCCGCTTTTCCAGCGACATATCCACCGATGACACCAATTGCTTTTGACAATGTTCCCATTTGAAAATCCACTTTATCCTGCAGATTAAAATGCTTAACAGTTCCGGCTCCATTACCAAGCACTCCTGAACCATGGGCATCATCAACATACGTAATCAAATCAAATTCCTCGGCAATTTCTACAACTTCCGGCAATTTGGCAATGTCACCGTCCATGGAAAAGACACCATCGGTTATGACCATTATTTTATTGTATTGTCCGGATTCAACGGCATTTTTCGCCTTTTGCCGCAGATCGTCCATATTAGAATGTTCGAATGGAATAATCTTCGCCTTGGATAGTCTGCATCCGTCAATAATCGACGCATGGTTCAATGCATCGGAAAGAATCGCATCGTTTTTATCCATAACCGCTGAAATTGCGGCCATATTACAGTTAAAACCGGACTGGAACGAAATAACCGCCTCCGTTCCCTTAAATTCCGCAAGCTTCTTTTCCAATTCTATATGTAAATCCAGTGTGCCATTAATCGTGCGGACAGCACCTGCACCTACCCCGTGCGAATCAACTGCTTCCTTGGCAACTTCCTTCAAACGTTCGTCCGTTGCGAGTCCAAGATAGTTATTGGAAGAAAGGTTAATCAGTTTTTTCCCGTCAAGCGTAATGACCGGACCATTTGCCCCTTGCACTGGATCGATTTCATTGTAGAGACCGCGTTGTTTTAAATCATCAATATTTTCCTCGAGAAATGTATGCAGTACTTTACTTGTCATTCAAAATTTCCTCCCTTATTTTAACTAGACATACACCGTTAATAGTTTAACATATCAAGTGTAGTATGTAATAATCCTATCCGAATCATGCAAATTTCTGCATGCGCTTTCAAAAAATTCCACAGAAAATGTTGCAAAAAATGATGGAAGAATCGTTTTAATTTTAATATACTAATGATAGATATACAAATTGGGGGAAAATTGCAGGATGAAGAAATTATTGATTGCCATCTTTCTGACGATGATTATCAGCTTTGGTATTATTGGTTACTCACAGTCTACTGATGATGCAAATGATATTGTGGAGCCGAAGCAGGATGCGGATCACAACACAATTGTGGTTAATTAATAGAGGAAGAAAGCAGAATTGGGAAAGCACCAAAAAGGTGCTTTCCTTTTTAAATTGCTGACTGTATTCTATTATTCTACGATTGTTACATCAACTGTACGTCTGCCCCAGTCATATGCTTCACTTTTTGTTGGGACATAAACATCTATTTTGTTGCCTTGGATTGCACCGCCGGTATCAGCAGCAGTAGCATAACCATAGCCTTCTACATATACTTTAGTACCTAAAGGAATAACATTAGGGTCAACTGCAATCACTTTTGCATTTGGATTAGCATTCAGATCCACACCTGTTGCAGTTACACCAGAGCATCCCGCGCAATCAGCAGTATAAGCTGTTGAAGATACTGTAATTGTTTTACCTTGTGGCTGCTCATTATTCTGTTGTGTAGTTTCGGCTGCTTCTGCAGTATTTTCTTCAGTTGTTGATTCACTTGCACTACTGTTATCTGCAGCCTTCTCATCAGCTGCCTCAGAGCTTTGTTCTTTATCCTCTGCAGGTGCGGATGCATCTTGTGCCTGGTTTTCACCACTTAGCTCGAGTGTCTGTCCAGGTACAATTACATATGATTCAAGGCCGTTCCAAGCCATTAAATCATCAACAGATACATTGTTTTCTTTTCCAATGCCGTAAAGTGTGTCGCCTTTCTTAACTTTGTACAATTCATTTATCATTAATTTTTGTTTTGGATGTATAACAGTTGATTTTAGGTCATTTGCTTCTTTTAATTCGTCGACAGTTGTGTCATACTCCTGAGCAATTTGCCAAAGAGTATCTCCTTTTTCTACTTTATACTCTGCTGCCGATGCAGTAGTTACAGTTGCGCCAGCAATAATGATACTAGTAGCAATTGCGGCTACCATTTTCTTCATGGGTGTTCCCTCCTTAAATTTCTGACAATGCTTATCCTATCACACAGGGATGGGCAATGCAGTTACAGGAAATTTAAGAGTCTGTTACAAGAGTTACCAATCTGGCAAAAGAATATTACAATTATAATAGAATTGTAACGAAAGGAACCTTTATTACAAAAAGACAGGCATTTTTGTAACAGGGATTTATTTGTAAATGCTGCTATGAGCGCGTTTTGTAAAAAGATTTGCCTTTTGTAACCAAAAACATTCCAGTAGCAAAAACGAGTATTGACAAAGCACCTGCCGTTAAAAATAAACGATCAAATCCGGCTTGAATTGCATTCGAAAGCATTTCTGACAGTTTATGCTGTATGTCGGGATCCGCAATCCGCGTTATTTTTTCGGCAAGGTCATTGTAATTGCTGCCAGTAAGATCTGCTGACACTTTATCGCCGTATGTATTTTGGATTAATGTTTCCGCTTTGGAAAACCCTCCTGCTATGAATGCCGCGTATAACGCAGGAAACAAGGTAAGTCCGATTTGTCGTGTCAGTGACAATGTCCCAAGTGCGGAACCTTGTTCATTTTCCCGCGCACTTTCGCCCGCAAGTACGTTCAGCGGTGCGCCAAGCAAAATACCCAATCCAACACCTGCTAATACACTTGCAATCGAAAAGGTCCAAAATCCTGTTACAAAAAACGGAAACATTACGAAACCGATACAGCCAATAACCCCGGAAAGGATGATCGTTTTGTCCGCACCTTGTTTGTCAGTCATGACCCCGCCCAAACCGGCACCGATTCCGGACGCAACAGCCATTGGTGTCAGCCAGTAACCGGCATTTGCAACCGGTACCTGCAACACCTGCTGAACATAAGACGGGATAAAGATAATCCCTGCCAGGAAACCGCCTGACAGTAAACCCAAAATAAGTGTAACCTGGAACAAACGGGTGCGAAGTAATGAATAGGCTAGAATCGGGTCTCCGCCGCGCTGCTCTAATTGATGTTCGTGGAACAGTAAACCGGCAAACAACAATATCCCAACAACAATAAATAAAAGAATGAAGATGCTGGATTCGTTGTTCATTCCCGTAATGCCATACATCATTGCTAATATCGCGAAACTGAGCAGGAGAATCCCCTTGTAGTCAAGTGCATTTGCCGTAGCCGATTTTGATTCCGGTATTGTGATGACCCCTGCAACAATCAGGAAAATAGCAATTGGAATATTAATCATAAACATCCACTGCCATGTTCCGGTAACATTCAAAATGATCGCACCGAGATTCGGGCCTATAATCGCCGATAGCCCGTGCATTCCTCCAAGCATCCCAAGTGCTTTTCCCTGCTTATCCTTTGGCATTGTCGCCAGTATGTGTGAACTTCCAATGATAAATATACCACCGCCGCCAATAGCCTGAATAAAACGGGACAGAAGCAGAATAGGGAATGACGGACTGATGGCAACCAGTAATGAGCCCACTCCAAAGAGGGCTATTTCGGTAACAAACAGCCGTTTTCTTCCATATTTATCAGATAGCTTGCCCACAATTGGTACACTGATGGCGATGCCAAGTGTATATATGGTGATACTCCATGCACCCCATGAAGCGGATACATTAAATGCATCGTTTATGGTTGTTAGTGCTGTACTGATTATTCCATTATCAAGCCCAGCCATAAAGACTCCAATTGTAAACAAGGTCAATGACCACTTATGTGATGAATTCATTTTTACATCTCCAGTACATATGTAAGCGGGCCATCCATAACGTGACCCG is a genomic window containing:
- a CDS encoding MFS transporter — its product is MNSSHKWSLTLFTIGVFMAGLDNGIISTALTTINDAFNVSASWGAWSITIYTLGIAISVPIVGKLSDKYGRKRLFVTEIALFGVGSLLVAISPSFPILLLSRFIQAIGGGGIFIIGSSHILATMPKDKQGKALGMLGGMHGLSAIIGPNLGAIILNVTGTWQWMFMINIPIAIFLIVAGVITIPESKSATANALDYKGILLLSFAILAMMYGITGMNNESSIFILLFIVVGILLFAGLLFHEHQLEQRGGDPILAYSLLRTRLFQVTLILGLLSGGFLAGIIFIPSYVQQVLQVPVANAGYWLTPMAVASGIGAGLGGVMTDKQGADKTIILSGVIGCIGFVMFPFFVTGFWTFSIASVLAGVGLGILLGAPLNVLAGESARENEQGSALGTLSLTRQIGLTLFPALYAAFIAGGFSKAETLIQNTYGDKVSADLTGSNYNDLAEKITRIADPDIQHKLSEMLSNAIQAGFDRLFLTAGALSILVFATGMFLVTKGKSFYKTRS